From one Candidatus Delongbacteria bacterium genomic stretch:
- a CDS encoding TrkH family potassium uptake protein, translating into MKQFNLLLVLNVLSSLLVILGISLILPISVSISYNDSGLNGLVVSLVVLISIGVLSYLLTKSGNEKEINLRDGFLVVTLGWFFMALAGALPYYFSGSIPAFTDCFFESMSGFTTTGATILSDIEILPKSILFWRALSHWIGGMGIIVLTIAILPFLGVGGMQLFKAEVPGSTADKLAPRVNQTAKILWLIYVGLTLLEVIFLYFGDMDLFDAVCHSFATMATGGFSTKNSSIAYYNSTYIDYVITVFMILAGSNFALHYKLLRGRFGDFWKDLEFKVYFSVIIVVTILITLSNFFNDIYDTIGESLRYGFFQTASLITTTGFGTADYEKWTHFSQLLLFTLFFLGGSAGSTSGGIKKVRIIVAVKYCLIELKKILHPNAIIPLRLGEKVVSQNIIHSILGFILLYILVFFMFTILVSATGVDLLTSLTSSISCLSNVGPGFGEIGPTENYSFMNPVTKWILALAMMIGRLELNTLFIIITFSFWKK; encoded by the coding sequence ATGAAACAATTCAACTTACTTCTAGTACTTAATGTTCTTAGTTCCTTACTTGTGATACTTGGGATATCCCTAATATTACCAATTTCAGTTTCGATTTCATATAATGATTCTGGTTTAAATGGATTAGTCGTTTCTTTAGTTGTTCTAATTTCTATTGGAGTATTGTCATATTTATTAACTAAATCAGGAAATGAAAAAGAAATCAATTTAAGGGATGGTTTTCTTGTTGTCACATTAGGTTGGTTTTTTATGGCTTTAGCTGGAGCATTACCTTACTATTTTTCAGGATCAATACCGGCTTTCACGGATTGCTTTTTTGAATCAATGTCTGGATTTACTACTACAGGTGCTACTATATTAAGTGATATCGAAATACTTCCAAAATCCATATTGTTTTGGAGAGCACTTAGCCATTGGATAGGAGGAATGGGAATTATCGTATTAACAATTGCAATTCTTCCATTTTTAGGAGTTGGTGGAATGCAACTTTTTAAAGCTGAGGTTCCAGGTTCAACAGCGGATAAATTAGCTCCAAGGGTAAATCAAACTGCTAAGATATTATGGCTTATCTATGTTGGACTGACTTTATTAGAAGTAATATTTTTATATTTTGGAGACATGGATCTTTTTGACGCAGTATGTCATTCGTTTGCCACGATGGCGACAGGAGGATTTAGTACAAAAAATAGTTCTATTGCATATTATAACTCAACATACATAGACTATGTAATAACTGTTTTTATGATCCTGGCAGGGTCAAATTTTGCACTTCATTATAAATTGTTAAGAGGAAGATTTGGGGATTTTTGGAAAGATCTTGAGTTTAAAGTCTATTTTTCGGTGATAATTGTTGTTACAATTTTGATAACTCTTTCAAATTTCTTCAATGATATATACGACACAATTGGAGAATCATTAAGATATGGATTTTTTCAAACCGCTTCTCTGATTACTACGACAGGTTTTGGAACTGCAGATTACGAAAAATGGACACATTTTTCTCAATTGCTTCTTTTCACTCTGTTTTTTTTAGGGGGATCTGCAGGATCTACCAGTGGAGGAATTAAGAAAGTAAGGATAATTGTTGCTGTAAAATATTGTTTGATAGAATTAAAAAAAATTTTACACCCAAATGCAATTATTCCATTACGACTTGGAGAAAAAGTTGTTTCTCAGAATATAATTCACTCGATTTTAGGTTTCATATTATTATATATTTTAGTTTTCTTCATGTTTACGATACTTGTCTCTGCAACAGGTGTAGATCTGCTTACTTCTCTTACTAGTTCAATTTCATGCCTTAGTAATGTTGGTCCTGGTTTTGGGGAAATAGGTCCTACTGAAAATTATAGCTTCATGAATCCAGTAACTAAATGGATATTAGCCTTAGCTATGATGATTGGAAGGCTTGAGTTGAATACATTATTTATAATAATTACATTTAGTTTTTGGAAAAAATAA
- a CDS encoding TrkH family potassium uptake protein, which translates to MSQLHLRLVINVLGFLLLILGVSQSVPLFVSFFYNDHAYTGILESMLILTVTGLLMYKFTKSDDELSSRDGFIIVTIGWILMSISGAFPYYFSHTINSFTDCVFESTSGFTTTGASILTDIEILPKSIIFWRAMTHWIGGMGIVVFAIAISPFLGIGGMQLFKAEVPGPTTDKLTPRISQTAKILWMIYVGITVSEIIFLLFGGMSFFDSVCHAFATVATGGFSSKNNSIAFYQSQYIDYVISFFMIISGINFSLHYKLITGNLKSYLNDTELKSFILMIVIVTSVVTISNYSESIYTSFSESFRYSLFQVSSLVTTTGFATADYEQWTPLSQVLLFGLLFVGGSSGSTSGGIKNIRIVVAFKYMLLEAKKILHPNAIIQLRVNNCTVNSAIVHSILSFVVLFFFIFIILTILMTLAGVDIITSLSSVITCLSGVGPGFGLVGPTENFAMIPLLGKIILSFSMIIGRLEIHTFFIILTSSFWKN; encoded by the coding sequence ATGAGTCAGCTTCATTTAAGATTGGTAATAAATGTATTGGGTTTTTTACTCCTTATATTAGGTGTAAGTCAATCTGTTCCACTATTTGTTTCATTTTTTTACAATGATCATGCATATACTGGTATTTTAGAGTCTATGTTGATTTTGACGGTAACTGGTTTACTAATGTATAAATTTACAAAAAGTGATGATGAGTTGTCATCAAGAGATGGCTTTATAATTGTTACCATAGGATGGATACTGATGAGTATTTCCGGTGCCTTCCCCTATTATTTTAGCCATACTATAAATTCTTTTACAGACTGTGTATTTGAGTCAACATCTGGTTTTACGACAACTGGAGCTAGTATTTTAACAGATATTGAGATACTGCCAAAATCAATTATATTTTGGAGAGCAATGACCCATTGGATTGGTGGGATGGGAATAGTTGTTTTTGCTATAGCTATTTCGCCATTTCTTGGTATTGGAGGAATGCAGCTTTTTAAAGCAGAGGTACCCGGTCCGACTACTGATAAATTAACACCAAGAATAAGTCAGACAGCAAAAATATTATGGATGATTTATGTAGGAATCACCGTAAGTGAGATAATTTTTCTTCTTTTTGGTGGTATGAGTTTTTTTGATTCTGTATGTCATGCTTTTGCTACTGTGGCTACTGGTGGATTTAGTTCAAAAAATAATTCAATAGCCTTCTATCAATCTCAGTATATTGATTATGTAATAAGTTTTTTTATGATTATTTCTGGTATAAACTTTTCTCTTCATTATAAACTTATCACTGGGAATCTAAAGTCCTACCTGAATGATACAGAGCTAAAATCATTTATTTTGATGATCGTCATTGTCACAAGTGTTGTTACTATATCAAATTACTCGGAGAGTATATATACTTCTTTTTCCGAATCTTTTAGGTACTCTCTGTTTCAGGTTTCTTCATTGGTAACTACAACTGGTTTTGCTACTGCAGATTATGAACAATGGACACCACTTTCTCAGGTTCTACTTTTTGGATTACTTTTTGTTGGTGGATCATCCGGATCGACAAGTGGAGGAATAAAAAACATTAGAATAGTTGTAGCTTTTAAATATATGTTATTGGAGGCAAAAAAAATTCTTCATCCCAATGCTATTATTCAGCTAAGGGTAAACAATTGCACGGTAAACTCTGCTATAGTACATTCAATTTTAAGTTTTGTTGTTCTATTCTTTTTTATATTTATAATTTTGACTATTTTAATGACGTTAGCAGGAGTGGATATTATAACCTCTTTAAGTTCAGTGATAACTTGTCTCAGTGGAGTTGGTCCTGGTTTTGGATTAGTGGGACCTACAGAAAATTTTGCAATGATACCTTTATTAGGTAAAATTATATTATCTTTCTCTATGATAATAGGAAGGCTTGAAATTCATACATTTTTTATTATATTGACATCAAGTTTCTGGAAAAATTAG